A window of the Euzebya pacifica genome harbors these coding sequences:
- the arfB gene encoding alternative ribosome rescue aminoacyl-tRNA hydrolase ArfB, translating to MQDGLHVRGVHIPDAELDWRFVTSGGPGGQHANRSNTAVELRFDIGASQALPDRLKERLTRRLADRLTTSGEVIVQVAETRSQTRNRQVALTRLRDLLVEATSPPAKPRRPTKPSRRARQRRLDNKKRRGELKRTRQEPDWR from the coding sequence ATGCAGGACGGCCTCCACGTGCGAGGGGTGCACATCCCCGACGCCGAGCTCGACTGGCGGTTCGTCACTTCCGGCGGACCGGGAGGTCAGCATGCCAACAGGTCCAACACGGCCGTCGAGCTGCGGTTCGACATCGGCGCCTCCCAGGCCCTGCCGGACCGCCTCAAGGAACGCCTCACCCGGCGGCTCGCCGACCGCCTGACCACCTCCGGCGAGGTGATCGTGCAGGTCGCCGAGACCCGGTCGCAGACCCGCAACCGGCAGGTGGCGCTCACGAGGCTCAGGGACCTGCTGGTGGAGGCCACGTCGCCACCGGCCAAGCCCCGTCGTCCGACCAAGCCGTCGCGTCGTGCGCGGCAGCGCCGGCTGGACAACAAGAAGCGGCGTGGCGAGCTCAAGCGCACCCGCCAGGAGCCCGACTGGCGCTGA
- a CDS encoding response regulator gives MKIVVCDDSKAMRMIVMRMLKQTEFADAEFVQAEDGAQGLAAVREHEPDLIVSDWNMPNMSGIEFLQALRAEGNTTTFGFVTSETTPDMREVAIINGASFTIAKPFTAETFTSVLSGALS, from the coding sequence ATGAAGATCGTTGTGTGCGACGACTCGAAGGCGATGCGCATGATCGTCATGCGCATGCTGAAGCAGACCGAGTTCGCCGACGCCGAGTTCGTCCAGGCCGAGGACGGTGCACAGGGCCTCGCGGCCGTGCGCGAACACGAACCCGATCTGATCGTGTCGGACTGGAACATGCCGAACATGTCGGGTATCGAGTTCCTGCAGGCCCTGCGCGCGGAGGGCAACACGACCACGTTCGGGTTCGTCACCTCCGAGACCACCCCGGACATGCGCGAGGTGGCCATCATCAACGGCGCGTCGTTCACGATCGCCAAGCCCTTCACCGCAGAGACGTTCACCAGCGTGCTGTCCGGTGCCCTTTCCTGA
- a CDS encoding fluoride efflux transporter FluC, with the protein MTALAVAVGGGLGAVLRLWLARFNGSWPWGTFVANMIGCLALGLVLAADPAGMLLAPEPFSTGIAAGVLGGLTTFSTFAVEAVSPRRVRLGYVVATVLCGLALAWVGAHLHPPF; encoded by the coding sequence GTGACCGCGCTGGCGGTCGCGGTCGGTGGCGGGCTCGGCGCGGTGCTGCGCTTGTGGCTGGCCCGGTTCAACGGGTCGTGGCCATGGGGGACGTTCGTGGCCAACATGATCGGCTGCCTCGCGCTGGGCCTGGTCCTGGCCGCAGATCCCGCCGGGATGCTGCTGGCACCCGAGCCCTTCTCCACCGGAATCGCCGCTGGGGTCCTGGGAGGGCTGACCACCTTCTCGACCTTCGCGGTCGAGGCGGTGTCGCCGCGTCGCGTCCGCCTCGGGTACGTCGTCGCCACGGTCCTGTGCGGGCTGGCGCTGGCATGGGTTGGCGCCCACCTCCACCCACCCTTCTGA
- a CDS encoding chemotaxis protein CheW: MATNALIDRRPRDHAPVRQLCTFSVDDLFLGVDVLDVQEVIRHQDMTPVPLAPGEVRGLINLRGQIVTAVDLRSRLGLSARTADTDRTPCDRSLNVVVRTPNGPTSLLVDAIGDVTDVTRDLLEEPPATLPASASSVIEGIYKLDGRLLLALDLTAVLRLGS, encoded by the coding sequence ATGGCCACGAACGCCCTGATCGACCGACGTCCTCGCGACCATGCCCCCGTCCGCCAGCTGTGCACCTTCTCGGTGGACGACCTCTTCCTCGGCGTCGACGTGCTCGATGTCCAGGAGGTCATCCGCCACCAGGACATGACCCCCGTGCCGCTGGCACCCGGGGAGGTCCGGGGCCTGATCAACCTTCGCGGACAGATCGTCACCGCGGTCGACCTCAGGTCGCGGCTCGGCCTGTCCGCACGAACTGCCGACACGGACCGAACCCCGTGTGACCGATCGCTCAACGTGGTCGTCCGCACCCCGAACGGTCCCACGAGCCTGCTCGTGGACGCCATCGGCGACGTGACCGACGTCACCCGCGACCTGCTCGAGGAGCCGCCGGCGACGTTGCCTGCCAGCGCATCCTCGGTCATCGAGGGGATCTACAAGCTCGACGGCCGGCTGTTGCTGGCACTGGACCTGACCGCGGTGCTGCGGTTGGGATCCTGA
- a CDS encoding response regulator, which produces MPRSLVIDDSRAMRSLLSRLLTGLGFDTTGAEHGRAGLDVLESDGPFDVALVDWNMPVMDGLTFIRTVRSDRRWDRVKLLVVTSEASPRNVYEAMKAGADEYAIKPVTADAVASKMSLMGVPLPAVSGADA; this is translated from the coding sequence ATGCCCCGTTCCCTCGTGATCGACGACTCCCGCGCGATGCGAAGCCTGCTGTCCCGTCTGCTGACAGGCCTCGGCTTCGACACCACCGGCGCCGAACACGGCCGTGCGGGGCTCGACGTGCTGGAGTCCGACGGGCCCTTCGACGTTGCCCTCGTCGACTGGAACATGCCCGTCATGGATGGCCTGACGTTCATCCGGACCGTGCGCAGCGACCGCCGGTGGGACCGGGTCAAGCTGCTCGTGGTCACCTCCGAGGCCAGCCCCCGCAACGTCTACGAGGCGATGAAGGCCGGTGCCGACGAGTACGCCATCAAGCCCGTGACCGCCGACGCCGTCGCGAGCAAGATGAGCCTGATGGGCGTCCCGCTGCCGGCCGTCTCCGGAGCCGACGCATGA
- a CDS encoding fluoride efflux transporter FluC, producing the protein MTTTIGAPSARRTAMVVAAGGAVGALLRWQLAGGLNDLVVGDCPGTVNCLPSQPAFPWGTLLVNVVGALLLGWLASRQVDPLRRAFLGTGVLGAFTTFSAFAVEAVLVGRRSPLEGIAYVVVTLAVGLGAARLGQRASASGPEDPA; encoded by the coding sequence GTGACCACGACGATCGGCGCCCCGTCGGCACGCCGAACGGCGATGGTGGTCGCCGCTGGTGGTGCCGTCGGCGCGCTCCTGCGCTGGCAGCTGGCAGGCGGGCTCAACGACCTGGTGGTCGGCGACTGCCCCGGCACCGTGAACTGCCTGCCGAGCCAGCCTGCGTTTCCGTGGGGCACCCTGCTGGTGAACGTGGTCGGGGCGTTGCTGCTGGGATGGCTTGCCAGCCGGCAGGTCGATCCGCTGCGCCGGGCGTTCCTCGGCACCGGCGTGCTCGGCGCCTTCACGACGTTCAGCGCCTTCGCCGTCGAGGCGGTGCTGGTCGGTCGTCGCAGTCCGCTCGAGGGCATCGCCTACGTCGTGGTGACCCTGGCGGTCGGACTGGGGGCGGCACGGCTGGGCCAACGCGCATCCGCGTCCGGGCCGGAGGATCCCGCGTGA
- a CDS encoding chemotaxis protein CheX, producing MELSHHDIEALVAEIWHSVLGMDIGESSPRTDDAPSLSSLIHVHGAWEGTIVLHGPQALAASVAAAMFGMEADELSEDDIGDAFGEIANMLGGSVKALVDGPCSLSLPTVIGGTQYTLTVPGSTVLNESWFASAGHPLAVRVLQRASADVPAFA from the coding sequence ATGGAACTGAGTCATCACGACATCGAGGCCCTCGTGGCCGAGATCTGGCACTCGGTGCTCGGCATGGACATCGGCGAGAGCAGCCCGCGGACCGACGACGCACCGTCGCTGTCGAGCCTCATCCATGTCCACGGGGCGTGGGAGGGAACGATCGTCCTGCACGGTCCGCAGGCGCTGGCGGCGTCGGTTGCCGCGGCCATGTTCGGCATGGAGGCAGACGAGCTGTCGGAGGACGACATCGGCGACGCGTTCGGCGAGATCGCCAACATGCTCGGGGGCAGCGTGAAGGCGCTGGTCGACGGTCCGTGCAGCCTGTCGCTGCCGACCGTCATCGGCGGCACGCAGTACACGCTGACCGTCCCGGGGTCCACGGTGCTCAACGAGTCGTGGTTCGCCTCGGCCGGCCACCCGTTGGCCGTGCGTGTCCTGCAGCGCGCGTCGGCGGACGTACCTGCCTTCGCCTGA
- a CDS encoding MATE family efflux transporter, with protein sequence MDTAGRRREILGLALPATVALAADPLLGLVDTALVGRLGTDELAALGVATAVFTTAFVVFNVLTYGTTARVAQLVGARRPDDAATFTVQAIWASLAAGLLVTTVLVIATGPILDLMGASGGMTEPATTYLRIRAFAAVPVLLVQVGHGALRGLKDTRTPLVVTVAANVVNAILSVILIHPVGLGVAGAALGTVIAQSLAAVTFMVIVRRRLPAPSLRPVPSQLATLARISRDLFVRTVSLVVGLAVLTAAAARIDTVAVAGHQVARELWLLSTLMLDGFAIAGQAMVGTALGEGDRERARADAWSLTRWGLGAGVVAMLVYLPLGDVLPGVFTTDPAVIETVGSVWLLVAFLQPIGGVTFVLDGVFMGAGDFTFLMGSTVTAVVVGLLPVIALALSRGWGLPGLWWSVVALMVIRVAAQLWRLRGVAWTEVAEGQATP encoded by the coding sequence ATGGACACCGCCGGACGACGCAGGGAGATCCTCGGGCTGGCGCTGCCGGCCACGGTTGCGCTGGCCGCCGACCCGCTGCTCGGCCTCGTCGACACCGCGCTCGTGGGGCGCCTCGGCACCGACGAGCTGGCGGCGCTCGGCGTGGCCACCGCCGTCTTCACGACCGCGTTCGTGGTCTTCAACGTGCTGACCTACGGGACCACCGCCCGGGTGGCCCAGCTGGTCGGGGCGCGGCGGCCCGACGACGCGGCAACGTTCACGGTCCAGGCCATCTGGGCGTCGCTGGCTGCCGGCCTGCTGGTCACCACGGTCCTGGTCATCGCGACCGGTCCCATCCTCGACCTGATGGGTGCCAGCGGTGGCATGACCGAACCGGCGACGACGTACCTGCGAATCCGGGCGTTCGCCGCCGTGCCGGTCCTGCTGGTCCAGGTCGGCCACGGGGCGTTGCGGGGCCTGAAGGACACCCGCACGCCCTTGGTGGTCACGGTCGCGGCCAACGTCGTCAACGCCATCCTCAGCGTCATCCTGATCCATCCCGTCGGGCTGGGCGTGGCCGGTGCGGCACTGGGCACCGTGATCGCCCAGAGCCTGGCGGCCGTCACCTTCATGGTGATCGTGCGGCGACGGTTGCCCGCCCCGTCCCTGCGGCCGGTGCCGTCACAGCTGGCCACGCTGGCACGGATCAGCCGGGACCTCTTCGTCCGCACCGTCTCACTGGTGGTCGGCCTCGCGGTGCTGACCGCCGCAGCCGCACGGATCGACACCGTCGCCGTTGCCGGGCACCAGGTGGCCCGGGAGCTGTGGCTGCTGTCGACCCTGATGCTCGACGGCTTCGCGATCGCCGGGCAGGCGATGGTCGGGACGGCCCTGGGGGAGGGGGACCGGGAACGGGCACGCGCCGACGCGTGGTCCCTGACGCGCTGGGGGCTCGGCGCCGGGGTGGTGGCCATGCTGGTCTACCTGCCGCTCGGCGACGTCCTGCCGGGCGTCTTCACCACCGACCCGGCCGTGATCGAGACCGTCGGCAGCGTGTGGCTGCTCGTGGCGTTCCTGCAGCCGATCGGGGGGGTCACGTTCGTGCTCGACGGGGTCTTCATGGGCGCCGGCGACTTCACCTTCCTCATGGGGTCCACCGTCACCGCGGTCGTGGTGGGCCTCCTGCCGGTCATCGCGTTGGCCCTGTCGCGGGGCTGGGGGCTGCCCGGGTTGTGGTGGTCGGTCGTGGCGCTGATGGTCATCCGCGTGGCCGCCCAGCTCTGGCGCCTCCGCGGGGTGGCCTGGACCGAGGTCGCCGAAGGACAGGCGACACCGTGA
- a CDS encoding CheR family methyltransferase, translating to MSPPTTTPAAGISAADFSWIQDFVRRESAIRIDEGKEYLVVSRLGPVAAAHDISDLGQLVERVRAQPRGRLSVDVIDALTINETSFFRDVHPFRTLVTDVLPELMRANAATRRMRIWCAAASSGQEPYSVAMAIHEHLPALLGWDLQILATDISRAVLARAAHGEFSHLDVNRGLPASMLVKHFHRQGARWRISDDIRRMVRFEHTNLIGPWAAPRGTDVVLLRNVLIYFDDATRNDILHRMRQTLVPGGYLGLGGTETTVGAPTDYDRVTLGRSVWFRTLQEPPL from the coding sequence ATGAGCCCCCCGACCACCACGCCTGCGGCCGGTATCTCCGCAGCCGACTTCTCGTGGATACAGGACTTCGTGCGCCGCGAGTCCGCGATCAGGATCGACGAGGGCAAGGAGTACCTGGTGGTCTCGCGCCTCGGTCCGGTGGCCGCCGCGCACGACATCAGCGACCTCGGGCAGCTCGTGGAACGCGTGAGGGCACAACCGAGGGGCCGGCTGTCGGTCGACGTCATCGACGCGCTGACCATCAACGAGACGTCCTTCTTCCGCGACGTGCACCCGTTCCGGACGCTGGTCACCGACGTCCTCCCCGAGCTGATGCGCGCCAACGCGGCCACCCGCCGGATGCGCATCTGGTGTGCCGCCGCGTCCTCCGGCCAGGAGCCCTACTCCGTTGCGATGGCGATCCACGAGCACCTGCCGGCGTTGCTCGGCTGGGACCTGCAGATCCTGGCCACCGACATCTCCCGCGCCGTGCTGGCCAGGGCTGCACACGGCGAGTTCTCCCATCTCGACGTCAACCGAGGCCTCCCGGCGTCGATGCTGGTCAAGCACTTCCACCGGCAGGGGGCCCGATGGCGCATCAGCGACGACATCCGACGGATGGTTCGGTTCGAGCACACCAACCTCATCGGCCCCTGGGCCGCACCGCGCGGGACCGACGTCGTGCTGCTGCGGAACGTCCTCATCTACTTCGACGACGCCACGAGGAACGACATCCTGCATCGGATGCGGCAGACGCTCGTCCCGGGGGGCTACCTCGGCCTCGGCGGCACGGAGACGACTGTCGGCGCGCCAACCGACTACGACCGCGTGACCCTCGGACGTTCCGTGTGGTTCCGCACGCTGCAGGAACCCCCGCTGTGA
- a CDS encoding chemotaxis protein CheW encodes MDEIIEEFLVESHENLDRLDVDLVRLEDDPDDVDVLAGIFRDVHTIKGTSGFLGYGKLESVAHVGESLLARLRDRELQLDAARTSVLLAMVDALREILASIAADGTEGPGEYGPLVARLDAAAQDAPDLVAPTVADAPVAAPTGTEAGPVDEPRDVAGTTSDSTIRVDVDLLDNLMNLVGELVLARNQLVQVAARSGSSTLADTSQRLNLITTELQEGVMKTRMQPIGNVFGKFPRVVRDIAVSLGKQVTVELEGKDTELDKTIIEAIKDPLTHMVRNSVDHGIETPEMRRAAGKPETGRVTLRAYHEGGQVNIEIADDGAGIDPGAVAVKAVTKGIVTAEQAQAMTDRQIVDLVFAPGFSTVESVSNLSGRGVGMDVVRTAIERIGGSVDLTSTPGAGTITKLKIPLTLAIIPALIVTSGGQRFAIPQVSLLELVRVEADEATTAIEHVHGTPVYRLRDTLLPLVGLADVLGLDTPPTAASNIVVLQADTQQFGLVVDAVDDTAEIVVKPLGQALHDLSVYAGATIMGDGRVALILDVMGIADSVGIGSTPDRAQPSDDHDATLSGSDVESLLVFGLGTGQHGNDVRMVLPLRQVARLEEIDGSLVEYASGQPVVQYRNAILPLVDLSRVLGLGQPEHASPTLQVIVHERGAHRVGLVVHRIHDVLDEPLVLRGSSPRHGVLGSAVVGDRVTDVLDVQAVIATVAPEMLDHELVTA; translated from the coding sequence ATGGACGAGATCATCGAGGAGTTCCTCGTGGAGAGCCACGAGAACCTCGATCGGCTCGACGTGGACCTCGTCCGGCTCGAGGACGACCCGGACGACGTCGACGTCCTCGCCGGCATCTTCCGCGACGTCCACACGATCAAGGGCACGTCCGGCTTCCTCGGCTACGGCAAGCTCGAGTCCGTTGCCCACGTCGGCGAGAGCCTCCTCGCCAGGCTCCGCGACCGCGAGCTGCAGCTGGACGCCGCCCGCACCAGCGTGCTGCTCGCCATGGTCGATGCGCTTCGCGAGATCCTGGCCTCGATCGCGGCCGACGGCACCGAGGGCCCCGGCGAGTACGGCCCCCTCGTCGCCCGTCTGGACGCGGCAGCGCAGGACGCCCCCGACCTCGTGGCCCCCACCGTGGCAGACGCCCCGGTGGCAGCACCCACAGGGACAGAAGCGGGTCCGGTCGACGAGCCTCGGGACGTGGCCGGGACCACGAGTGACTCCACCATCCGCGTCGACGTCGACCTGCTGGACAACCTGATGAACCTGGTCGGCGAGCTGGTCCTCGCCCGCAACCAGCTCGTGCAGGTCGCGGCCCGAAGCGGGTCCTCCACGCTGGCCGACACCTCCCAGCGCCTCAACCTGATCACGACCGAGCTGCAGGAAGGCGTCATGAAGACGCGCATGCAGCCCATCGGCAACGTCTTCGGCAAGTTCCCGCGCGTCGTGCGCGACATCGCCGTATCGCTGGGCAAGCAGGTGACCGTCGAGCTGGAGGGCAAGGACACCGAGCTCGACAAGACCATCATCGAGGCCATCAAGGACCCGCTGACCCACATGGTCCGCAACTCCGTGGACCACGGCATCGAGACACCGGAGATGCGCCGGGCAGCGGGCAAGCCCGAGACCGGCCGCGTCACCCTTCGCGCCTACCACGAGGGAGGTCAGGTCAACATCGAGATCGCCGATGACGGCGCGGGCATCGACCCCGGGGCGGTTGCGGTGAAGGCGGTCACCAAGGGGATCGTGACCGCCGAGCAGGCGCAGGCGATGACCGACCGCCAGATCGTCGACCTGGTCTTCGCCCCTGGCTTCTCCACGGTGGAATCGGTGTCCAACCTGTCCGGACGCGGCGTCGGCATGGACGTGGTGCGAACCGCCATCGAGCGCATCGGTGGCAGCGTCGACCTGACCTCCACCCCCGGCGCGGGCACGATCACCAAGCTGAAGATCCCGTTGACGCTCGCCATCATCCCGGCCCTGATCGTCACCTCGGGCGGGCAGCGCTTCGCGATCCCACAGGTCAGCCTCCTCGAGCTCGTCCGCGTGGAGGCCGACGAGGCGACCACCGCCATCGAACACGTCCACGGCACCCCGGTGTACCGGCTTCGCGACACGCTGCTGCCGCTGGTCGGGCTCGCCGATGTGCTGGGCCTCGACACCCCACCGACGGCGGCGTCCAACATCGTCGTGCTCCAGGCCGACACGCAGCAGTTCGGGCTCGTCGTCGATGCCGTCGACGACACCGCCGAGATCGTGGTCAAGCCGCTCGGGCAGGCCCTCCACGACCTGTCGGTCTACGCGGGCGCGACCATCATGGGCGATGGCCGCGTTGCGCTCATCCTCGACGTGATGGGGATCGCCGACAGCGTCGGGATCGGGTCGACGCCCGACCGGGCGCAGCCCAGCGACGACCACGACGCCACCCTCAGCGGGTCCGACGTCGAATCCCTCCTCGTCTTCGGCCTCGGCACCGGCCAGCACGGCAACGACGTCCGGATGGTCCTCCCGCTCCGCCAGGTCGCGCGGCTGGAGGAGATCGACGGCTCACTCGTCGAGTACGCGTCAGGGCAACCGGTCGTGCAGTACCGCAACGCCATCCTCCCCCTGGTCGACCTGTCCCGAGTCCTCGGACTGGGACAGCCGGAGCACGCGTCCCCGACGCTGCAGGTCATCGTCCACGAACGCGGAGCCCATCGCGTGGGCCTGGTCGTGCACCGCATCCACGACGTGCTCGACGAACCCCTGGTGCTGCGGGGTTCGTCACCGCGCCACGGTGTGCTCGGCTCCGCCGTCGTCGGGGACCGGGTCACCGACGTGCTGGACGTCCAGGCCGTCATCGCAACCGTTGCCCCCGAGATGCTCGACCACGAGCTGGTGACCGCCTGA
- a CDS encoding helix-turn-helix transcriptional regulator, with protein sequence MTLPRHPEPPVGRADDLAVLNRLAAAARRDTDLRVALVSGDAGMGKSHLVAAFAAELEDALVLVGECLDLDGAARPWAPLVQALRPVLRDPASEAAAALDDPARAALSRLVPELGVRPERAQGLADIDVGQTQLYEHLLALLERLGRGAGLLVLVIEDLHFSEPSTRDLLAFLSQNLTGAPVLLVATVRGDEITRRHPAARLLTALRRGTRTTELVLGPLGPVAMTQLLRPLCEHLPDQHAIDEVLDRADGNPFFGLELARSGRQIPDHLGDLLLDRFDELAEPTREVLRLVAAAGDSIGHDLLRRITGMDETAATRALREAIDHRLLVVTSDGTYRFRHALLQEVVHDLLLPGEATRLHQALAAALEADGGLRGRHAAAIARHHQVAGDAARGLEASFAAGVAALDAVAYVEAQRHFERVAQLWPDVPDADARTGTDLAEVLKKAALCAISGDDGRRGLLLARQALTHLDPDADPRRRALIQMWIGHGMQHFGEPSGVDAYRTAVAMVGEEPSSERARVLAALAKGLMVTNDTVEAEQVATESIAVARAVGSSRDEAYSLITLGTIEMERGDLEAGRDHLEEGKRLAADLGRIDYVLRAHTNLSHSLMLAGQLEGSVAVAQRGVALARANGLLRTHGVYQQGNMVEALVPLGRLAEAVELAEENVALAPDGLSGSHAYLGQAEARLLLGDVDAAAAAVASAKRHARASAEPQFTSRAAVVSAGVQQALGNHGAALAEARTALADLVDGEGPAGYEAALAVLVLEAALALASTEPVPEEVIAEVIATVDAATVRGQTMLHVAHAARLSALAAQLEGADAREAWRAAAAVHDEMGLAPGQARCLLSLAEAALDAGDRAEAQEAWKAATRVAEDIGAGRLAMAAVILGRRGGFLDPDRVEDPYGLTNREMEVLRLVADGMSNAQIGAELFITGKTASVHVSNILAKMGVASRGQAAAEAHRAGLFG encoded by the coding sequence GTGACCCTGCCCCGTCATCCCGAACCCCCTGTCGGCCGGGCCGACGACCTGGCCGTGCTCAACCGGCTTGCCGCGGCGGCCCGGCGCGACACCGACCTGCGGGTCGCGCTGGTCTCGGGGGATGCGGGCATGGGCAAGTCGCACCTCGTGGCTGCCTTCGCCGCCGAACTCGAGGATGCCCTCGTCCTGGTCGGTGAATGCCTCGACCTCGACGGGGCGGCACGGCCGTGGGCGCCGCTGGTGCAGGCGCTTCGTCCCGTCCTCAGGGATCCGGCGTCCGAGGCAGCCGCAGCGCTGGACGACCCCGCCCGGGCCGCGTTGAGCAGGCTGGTCCCGGAGCTCGGCGTCCGGCCGGAGCGGGCGCAGGGGCTCGCCGACATCGACGTCGGCCAGACCCAGCTCTACGAACACCTCCTGGCACTGCTCGAACGCCTCGGTCGCGGGGCGGGCCTGCTGGTCCTCGTGATCGAGGACCTGCACTTCAGCGAGCCGTCCACACGCGACCTGCTGGCCTTCCTGAGCCAGAACCTGACCGGCGCGCCGGTCCTCCTCGTCGCCACCGTCCGCGGCGACGAGATCACCCGACGGCATCCCGCGGCTCGGTTGCTGACCGCGTTGCGCCGGGGCACCCGGACCACCGAGCTCGTGCTCGGCCCCCTCGGCCCCGTGGCCATGACGCAGCTGTTGCGACCCCTCTGCGAGCACCTGCCCGACCAGCACGCGATCGACGAAGTGCTCGACCGGGCCGACGGCAACCCCTTCTTCGGACTCGAGCTGGCGCGGTCGGGCCGTCAAATCCCCGACCACCTCGGCGACCTGCTGCTGGACCGCTTCGACGAGCTCGCCGAGCCGACCCGTGAGGTGCTCCGGCTCGTCGCCGCGGCGGGGGACTCCATCGGTCACGACCTGCTGCGTCGCATCACCGGGATGGACGAAACGGCTGCCACACGGGCGTTGCGCGAGGCCATCGACCACCGCCTGCTGGTGGTCACCAGCGACGGCACGTACCGCTTTCGCCACGCGCTGCTGCAGGAGGTCGTGCACGACCTCCTGCTGCCCGGCGAGGCCACCCGGCTCCACCAGGCGCTCGCGGCGGCGCTCGAGGCGGACGGCGGTCTCCGGGGCCGGCACGCCGCGGCCATCGCCCGCCACCACCAGGTCGCCGGCGACGCTGCCCGCGGACTCGAGGCATCCTTCGCGGCCGGTGTGGCGGCCCTCGACGCGGTGGCCTACGTCGAGGCGCAGCGCCACTTCGAGCGGGTGGCCCAGCTGTGGCCGGACGTGCCCGATGCGGACGCGCGGACCGGCACCGACCTGGCGGAGGTGCTGAAGAAGGCTGCCCTGTGCGCGATCTCCGGCGACGACGGTCGGCGCGGCTTGCTGCTGGCCCGGCAGGCGCTGACGCACCTCGACCCCGACGCGGACCCCCGCCGACGCGCCCTGATCCAGATGTGGATCGGCCACGGCATGCAGCACTTCGGCGAGCCGAGCGGGGTCGATGCCTACCGCACCGCCGTTGCGATGGTCGGCGAGGAACCGTCCTCGGAGCGCGCCCGGGTGCTGGCGGCGCTCGCGAAGGGGCTGATGGTCACCAACGACACGGTGGAGGCCGAGCAGGTCGCGACGGAGTCGATCGCGGTCGCCCGGGCGGTCGGCTCCTCCCGCGACGAGGCCTACTCGCTGATCACCCTCGGCACGATCGAGATGGAGCGAGGGGACCTCGAGGCCGGACGGGACCATCTCGAGGAGGGCAAGCGGCTCGCCGCCGACCTCGGTCGGATCGACTACGTGCTGCGGGCTCACACGAACCTCTCGCACAGCCTGATGCTCGCGGGGCAGCTCGAGGGCTCCGTCGCCGTCGCACAGCGAGGGGTCGCGCTTGCCCGCGCGAACGGGTTGCTTCGCACCCATGGCGTCTACCAGCAGGGGAACATGGTCGAGGCGTTGGTCCCCCTCGGCCGGCTGGCGGAAGCCGTGGAGCTTGCGGAGGAGAACGTCGCGCTGGCACCGGACGGCCTGTCGGGATCCCATGCCTACCTCGGCCAGGCCGAGGCCCGTCTGCTCCTCGGTGACGTCGACGCGGCCGCAGCTGCGGTGGCATCGGCCAAGCGTCACGCCCGGGCATCGGCCGAGCCGCAGTTCACCTCGAGGGCAGCGGTGGTGTCGGCGGGCGTCCAGCAGGCCCTCGGCAACCACGGGGCCGCGTTGGCGGAGGCGCGAACAGCGCTTGCCGACCTCGTCGATGGCGAGGGCCCAGCCGGATACGAGGCGGCGCTGGCCGTCCTCGTGCTGGAGGCCGCCCTGGCGCTGGCGTCGACCGAACCCGTCCCCGAGGAGGTCATCGCAGAGGTCATCGCCACGGTGGACGCGGCCACGGTTCGTGGTCAGACCATGCTGCACGTGGCGCACGCCGCGCGACTCTCGGCGCTGGCAGCACAGCTCGAGGGGGCCGATGCACGCGAGGCCTGGCGAGCGGCTGCGGCGGTCCACGACGAGATGGGCCTCGCGCCAGGACAGGCCCGCTGCCTGCTGTCGCTGGCCGAGGCCGCGCTGGATGCCGGGGATCGTGCCGAGGCGCAGGAGGCTTGGAAGGCCGCGACGCGCGTCGCCGAGGACATCGGCGCCGGCCGGCTCGCCATGGCTGCGGTCATCCTCGGCCGCCGCGGTGGCTTCCTCGACCCCGACCGGGTCGAGGATCCCTACGGGTTGACCAACCGGGAGATGGAGGTGCTCCGACTGGTCGCCGACGGGATGTCCAACGCCCAGATCGGCGCCGAGCTGTTCATCACCGGCAAGACGGCCAGCGTCCACGTCTCCAACATCCTGGCCAAGATGGGGGTCGCCAGCCGTGGACAGGCAGCAGCAGAAGCGCACCGAGCGGGGCTGTTCGGCTGA